The Nitrosarchaeum sp. genomic interval AATAAAAGGCAAAATGGTTGTAACTTCTGCATGAAGTGTAGACTGTCTTGCCTGTTGTGTGACCTTTCCCCATGAAATAGCTTCTCTTACAAGTGCACCGCTTAAACTACCATCAAATTCTTGTGCAGTTGTAATATAAAATGCATAATCTAAACCCTCTCTGTACTGATTCCACCATAATGTATGGTGTTTTGAAATTCCTCCCCCAATCATCAAAGCTCCTGATTTTTTTGCTTTGAATATTAATCCTGATAATAGTTCTGAATCTGCCGTAATGTTTAATTTAAAATCATTATGTTTTTGTGTGAATAACCATATTTGACTACCTACTGCTCCGTCCATAATCCCAGGTACTACCACATCAATATTATTTTTGTAAGCCCAATACAGAAATGAATTTTCTCCTAAATGTTTTCCAATCATCTTGCATATTTCTGCTGTCGACATTTCTTTTACTCCTTTTTTGTATTCTTCGTCTAAAAATGACTGCATCTTTTCTTCAATGAGTGGACCATAGCTTTCCATTGGTACTAAAATATTTCCAAGTCTGTGAATGTGTTGATCTGCCAATTCCCCATCATCCATAGTGAATGACCCCTCTTTGTAATTTGAAAAATGTCTAGCAATGTCATGATCCAAAGCTCCACAAGTTGTAATTGCAACGTCAAACCACTTGTTTTTTATCATGTCTTTGATGATCCCTCTTAATCCTGTAGATATTACAGCTCCTACAAAGGACACAAACTTTAGGCATTCTTTATCCGAAATCATAGTTGTTAAGATGTCAAGACCATCTGAAAGATTAACTGATTCAAATCCACCTGATTTAGATATCTCGTCAAAGATTTTTTCTATCGACGTGTTTGAATCTATTTGAATGTCTTTTACAGGACGACCGGGCTCTATCATAATGTGATTTTTTTTGAGCTGTATAAAATTCCTGCCTTAATCTGTCTATTTTTACTAGGAGAAATTCCAAGTTTATCTTTATAATGCCTTAAACGAGAAACAGATTCACATGATATCAGGCTGAGCCTGACAAGAGATCGTCCTGCTTCTCACCAATATAGTGTGTTTTTACCTAAAAAGGAACGCGTATCATTTGTTAGTTGATAATGCCTGAATGTTATTGCTTTTTGAATTTATCAAGTATTTTACCCTCAATTCATAATATGTCTATTTTTGAATTCTTTATCGTTAACATTCTAAATCCTTAACATGAATTTTTAATTGATTTAATTTAAAATATGTATTCTATCATCCATCTGATTTTTGATTTTAAAATTATGAATCATGTAATTAAAAAATATATGAATTAGAGATTATGCAGTTGTGATTGGAAAAATCTGTACCGGCGGCTCTATCATCGACATCATCTCAAATCCTGATGAACATCTACTGTGAATTCTCTCTAGTGTTGCATAACTGCATTCAGAACAAATTTGTTGAATCGGTTCCTTGCATGTGAAACACTTGTTTTGTACTTGAAGATTCATTCCACAATTTCTACATAATTCATCTGGCATTTTTATCACCTTGTTTTGAAAATTGGATGAGTGGAAAAAACTTTCCCATCCATAATTTCATATGATGTGACAATGTTTGAATGGTTGATGGAATACTTTGAATAATCATTTCCAATCTCCCTATTCTACTGATACTCTCTTGCCTTTTGGTTTTTCTTCGGCAAGGGCCAAGGTCAGCTCCAGTATTCCATTGGTGTATTGTGCCTTAGCTGAATTTTCATCTACTTTGTACTTCAATGGAATTTTTGTACTGTATTTTCTGTCTCCATGTTTGGCAGAAATCTCTACTACTCCTTCTACTATGTTTACATTGATGTCTGATTTTTCAATTCCTGGCATCTCTGTAATCATCTTTAGAGTACGGCTTTTTTCGTCAACGGATTCGTCCACATATGGTTCTCTGACATCTAACTCAGTCAGTGAACCCTTAGGCTTTACATTTCCCCATTCTTTTACATGAGGTTTTCCGTTAGGTCCTATGGTCATCTCATAGCCATAGTAATACGGGCCAAATGTTTGAATTTTTGAATCATTTGGAAATTCAAAGATGTCATCCGTGGCAAAAAAAGGATCAGACAATCTTCGAAATGCTCTCTCGAATTGGTTATCAAACCACATTTTATTCACCGAATGTATGTAATATACATTACATTATATAAATATTTTGCAAA includes:
- the hsp20 gene encoding archaeal heat shock protein Hsp20, with amino-acid sequence MWFDNQFERAFRRLSDPFFATDDIFEFPNDSKIQTFGPYYYGYEMTIGPNGKPHVKEWGNVKPKGSLTELDVREPYVDESVDEKSRTLKMITEMPGIEKSDINVNIVEGVVEISAKHGDRKYSTKIPLKYKVDENSAKAQYTNGILELTLALAEEKPKGKRVSVE
- a CDS encoding deoxyhypusine synthase translates to MIEPGRPVKDIQIDSNTSIEKIFDEISKSGGFESVNLSDGLDILTTMISDKECLKFVSFVGAVISTGLRGIIKDMIKNKWFDVAITTCGALDHDIARHFSNYKEGSFTMDDGELADQHIHRLGNILVPMESYGPLIEEKMQSFLDEEYKKGVKEMSTAEICKMIGKHLGENSFLYWAYKNNIDVVVPGIMDGAVGSQIWLFTQKHNDFKLNITADSELLSGLIFKAKKSGALMIGGGISKHHTLWWNQYREGLDYAFYITTAQEFDGSLSGALVREAISWGKVTQQARQSTLHAEVTTILPFIYAALSAKLKKIIG